The DNA window TTTACTGATAATGTGGTTCCTTTAAAAAAGGAATTTATAAAATTTACTACATTGCCAGACAACTTTCAAAGTCTATTCGGGGAAATTTAAACGGCAAATCTTCATTCACCGGTGCTTGGTAATGAAAAAGAAAATTTTGTATGTAGACTTAGATGGTGTCCTTGCGGATTATGAATCTGCAAAAGCAATCACAACAGAAAAAGAGAGAAAGCAAAAAGGTTTTTTTGAAAACCTCCCACCCATTGAAGGCGCAATTGAAGCTTTCAAAAAATTATCAAAGAAATACGAAACCTATTTTTTATCCACAGCTCCTTGGACAAATATTCATGCACCTTCTGAAAAAAGAATCTGGGTTGAAAAGCATCTAGGAAGATATGCATTTAAAAAATTAATTCTAACGCATAACAAGGGTTTGCTTAAGGGCGATTTTTTAATTGACGATCGAACCAGGAATGGAGTCAAAGAGTTTGAAGGTGAGCATATTCACTTTGGATCAGAAAAATTTAAAACTTGGAATGATGTCCTGGATTACTTATTGTGATTGAAAAACTAATCGAATTCTCGATAAAAAAAAAGTATATAGTTATTGCCTTAACACTCATTGTCTCCTTAATCGGACTTTTCAGTGCATCTAAACTCTCCGTCGATGCTGTGCCCGATGTGACTAATGTGCAAGTATCCGCTGTGACTACTTCACCCGGACTTTCTCCAATGGAAGTAGAGCAGTTTATTACAAACCCTATCGAGTTACAGTTAATGGGAATTCCGGGAGCAACGGAGATAAGATCAATTTCGCGCACTGGCATTAGCAGTGTAACAGTGATCTTTGATGACAATGTAAATATTTGGTTTGCTAGGCAATTAGTAACTGAGAGACTCAAAGTAGCTGACAAAGAAATTCCACCCGAATACGGACAACCGGAATTATCCCCTGTCGCTACTGCATTAGGGGATATCTATGAGTTTGTGCTAACGTCGGATAGACATAGCCCAATGGAGCTTAGAACTTATATTGATTGGGAGTTATCAAAAAAACTTAAATCTACACCGGGAGTAATAGAAGTAAATTCTATCGGTGGGGAAGCAAAAGAATACCAAGTAATCATTGATCCAAGAAACCTTGTAACGCATAATCTTACATTGTCGGAAATTTACGAAGATATAAAATCAGCCAATACAAATACAGGTGGCGGTTATATCATAAAAGGAAAAGAGCAGGTTGTAATACGAGGCGAGGGACAGTTTGAAGGAATAGATGAAATCACTCGAGTAGCTGTTAGAACAGCAGCCGACGGAACACCTTTGTTACTCGGTCAAATTGCTGAAGTGAAAATTGGACCGGCTTTGCGATTCGGAATAGCCAGTAAGAATCAAAAAGAAGTAGTCGGGGCTACTGTCATTATGCTACTAGGACAAAATTCTAGAAATGTAGTAAGTGATGTAAAACTTAAGATTAAAGAAATCGAAGCAAATCTTCCAGAGGGAATGAAGATTGAGCCTTTCTATGATAGATCAGAATTTATCAACCGTGCTTTATCAACCATATTTATTAATCTAACAGAAGGCGCACTGCTTGTATTAGTCACACTTATTGTAACTCTAGGAACAGTAAAGGGTGGAGCGTTAGTTGCAATGGCAATTCCTATTTCTATGCTTTGTGCGGTTATATTTATGAAGCAATTAGATGTTGTTGGAAATCTAATGAGCTTAGGAGCGCTCGATTTTGGATTGTTAGTAGATGGCTCTATCGTCATGCTTGAATCCGTAATGGCAGGCTTTGTTGCAAAGAAATACTTATTCCAAAAACCAATGAACAAATTCGAAATAGCAAAGATCACAGAAAGCATTATCCTCGAAAATTGCAATCGTGTTGGACGGGCGGCGGCGTTTTCAGTAGCGATTATCATGCTTGTCTATTTGCCTCTTATGGTTTTGGAAGGAGTCGAAGGAAGGATGTTTCGACCGATGGCGATTACTGTTGCTTTGGCGCTAGGAGCGGCACTTTTATTTTCTTTGACTGTATTTCCTGCAAGCTTAGCGATTGCATTTCAGAAACCTATTTTTCATAAGAGTCACTATTGGGATTGGTTGGAAGAAAAATATCGTATCTTATTGATTTGGGGCTTTCATCATAAAAAAAGAATTTCTTCTACTGCAATCGTGCTGGTAGGCTTATCGCTATTACTCGCAACTACTCTTGGTTCTGAATTTATTCCCCGAATAGATGAAGGGGAATTAGAAATGGACGTTAAGCGCCTTCCCTCTACATCGATTGACTATTCGAGAGACTTGAATATGGAAATAGAAAAAATTCTTACAGAATTTCCAGAAATTAAATCTGTTGTATCTAGAGTTGGTAGGGGAGAGTCAGCAGCAGAGCCAGCCGGAACAGATGAAACTAGTATTATGATAAAACTAAAAGACAGAAGCGAGTGGAAGACTGCTAAGACAAGAGAAGACTTAATGACTGCAATTAAAGAAAAAGTCTTACAGAATATTCCTTCTAGTTATATCAGTATGTCACAGCCCATAGAGAATAGGATTAACTCCCTATTAGCCGGTTCAAAGGCAGATATTGTCGTTAAAATTTATGGAGATGATTTAGACACATTGAAGCGGTTAGGGGAAGAAGTGGCTTCTATCATGAAGGAAATTCCAGGGACAGGAGACATTCGTGTGCAAAGAGTTCTCGGCCTTCCCGTGCTTCGAGTCAATGCAAACTATGACTTAATGGCTCGCTATGGTGTGTCTGCTTCAGAAATTTTACGAACAGTAGAAATGCTACGTGTGGGAACTAACGCAGGAAAAATATTTGAAGGACTCAAACGCTTTGATTTGGTTCTTAGGCTTAATTTAGATATTATAAAAGATGTGAAGCAAATAGACAATATCCCCGTGATGACGGCTACAGGTAAAACAATTCCACTCGGTCAAGTCGCAGACATCGAATTGATTGAATCAGCTGCCTCTATCCAAAGGGAAGGCTTAAAGCGTCGGCTATTTGTAGAAGTAAATATACGAGGACGCGATCTTGTAGGATATATAGAAGAAGCACAAGAAAAAACAAAGGTGGTTACTGGTAATATGCCGCTTGGTTATGAACTAAAATGGGGCGGGCAGTTTGAAAATTTCACAAGAGCGAAGAATAGGCTAATGCTCGTTGTTCCCATAGCACTTGCAATTATCTTTGGAATGCTGATTCTCGCTTTCGGAAATGTATACTATGCAATTGGTGTTTTTATGGTTGTGCCATTAGCCGCATCGGGTGGAATTATTAGTTTAGTGCTTAGAGGTCTTCCTTTTAGCATACCTGCCGGAGTTGGGTTTATCGCTGTGAGCGGTATAGCAGTATTAAACGGTGTTGTATACGCATCCACACTCAAAGACAAATTAAAAGAAGGAATAGAATTATCTCATGCAGTTCGTGTTGCTGCTATTGAGTCACTTCGTCCTGTTATGACGACAGAGTTAATTGCGGCTATTGGTTTTATACCGATGGCAATTTCGAATATGGCAGGTGCAGAAGTCCAACGCCCATTAGCCACAGTAGTAATCGGTGGAGTCATCATCGCTACCATTCTTTCCCGTCTACTTCTACCAATTACTATGGAGTATCTACTTACAAAAGCAGAATACATGGAAGAAAAAAAACAGGCAGAGATTGAAGTAACAAAAACAAATCTCATTGCTCTTTTAGACCAAGGAGAAAGTGAGTAATGTGTCTTTCTCGCAATAAGTAAGAGTCCGTTAGCCGATCCATCCTATCAATTAAAGTTTGTAGCCTAGTTCGGGAGTCAGTTTAATTTTACTTCTCACAAATTTTCCAGATCCTTTGCCGGCTACTTCATTTTTCATCGTTTTTAAATATCATTCAATCTTATTGGATTTACGAAATAGCAAATATAACAGTGGACCAAATGAACCTGCTGCCAATGTAATGATGATCCATGGCCACGGGTTGCGATTCGTTGCCTTTGCATCACGCCACATCCATACCATGAAAATAGTAAGTGCTATGACTAAATCTACCCATACTTGTATTCCTCCAAAGTTTTTGAATTGATGCTCGAAAATTCCTCGAACACCATTTTGCCAAACAGCCAATGCTGTTAGAATAGAGAACAAAAGCGTTACTACAAGTAAGACTATTTTGATCAGTCCATTCCTATTTGTTTCGATGTTCATTCTATTATTCTCAGTTGATTTAGTTTCCATTGTTTTTCTCCTTTTTGATTGTTTTTATTTTAAGTGTTGGTTGCTCTTTCATGAAGCCATTAATAAGTTCTGTGAATGCTTTATTCGTTTCATAAATTCTGTCAGTGTCTTTTGTTGCGAGCCAATCGAGCATTAGCCCCCGATAGAAAGAAAGTATCATCGTTGCATAAATTTTGGATTTCTTTCCATACTTTAGAGAAATCATGCTTTCGATTTCTATAATCCAATTGTGAAGAACTTCATTGAAAAATAATTTATATTTTTCCGTATCTCTTAATGCTCTAACGTATAACTCAAGAAATAATAGCAATGGCTTTTTGTTCTTATCGAAATATATCGATTCAATGAAAATCTCGGAAACTTCTACGAAGGTTTTATTCGGGTTCTCATGGAAGATTTTTTTTAAAGTGCTTTTATGCTTTGTGCTTAAATGAATGAAGACTGAATGTATTAGATTATCAAACGATTCGAAGTAATAGATAAGCATCCGCGCGCTAGTTTTTATTTCTTTTGCGATGTCTCTCAGGCTAAGATTGTTTAACCCCTTTTTGGACAGGACTGAAATGATTTCTTCTAAAATTTCTTCACTAGCTTGGTTTTCAGGTTTCCTACTCATATAATAAATGTAACAAGTGTTACATTTATTGTCAATAGATTTAAAAAAAAATCTTTACTTTTGCCTTTAGGTTCATAGGCTTGGATTGCCAATCCAGAGAGTGAAGTTCGGGTGTTGCGCACTATCTCTATTGATTAAGTGCTTGCGCATACTATTTATTAAACGCTAGTGCGCCGGGCTCTCAACTATTGTCAATTTTTTGAAGAGACAAAAAATTGACACCGTTTCGATCCCTAACACTTAGTGATTTGAAAAACAAGTTTGTATAACTTGGACAGGCTTTTTAGTTTTTTTCTTGATTGTTTCTTAGTTGTAAGGAATTTTTAGTTGAATTGCTATACTTTTACATGGTAGCCTCGTGCAAAGTTCTGTCTAAAACGCTGCAAAGTCCAAAAACTCGTTAGTTCTAAGCTAGGTAGTGTAGGAACTATTTTTTCCAATGTTGCTTTAACTAATAAGCGCCACATACCCAGTAGGTCAAGTTTCAGTAGATAGACAAAAATCCAACAGCGAGATTTTCCAAAAGCTAAAGCAAGTTCTCCAAGTTCAATCCAGTCTGTGTTTCTTGGACGAAAGTTTACTCTTTCTAAATTTTGCCCTTCTTCCTGGTATTCTGTTTTTACTTTTTTGGGTTTTGGTAACAAACCTGTATGAGTCACAGTTCGATAACGACGCAGTAGTTTTCGAAGGTAAACGGTAAAATGTTCTTTACGCTTTTTATTTTTCAAATAAAATTCTTTAAGTAAACATTCTGGAATTAAAAGAGTGGAAACAGTATTTTCGCGTTCATCCAATTTATCCATAACAAAGGTATTAGAATTTCTAAAAATTATCATACCTACACTAGGTCAGGAAAACAATTTTTTGAGCGGGATTTTTATAAAAAAATTTAAAAAAAGGAAAAATTATAAATTTAAATTCCTCTCAGCATTTCTCCAAGCTTCGAGATAATATTTATAACGTTTTCTTTTTTTATCTAAGTCTTCCCCGAAACTTCTGTCATCGGTAATATAGATTTTATCAACTGCAATTTCTGCGAGGCTAAGATTGTTTTTCCTCGCGTATGCCCAGAACTCCATTGGAAATGCATATCCATTCTCGGTAAATGTATAATTCTTTAAACTAGATGTGGCATATCGCTTGAAGCCGCAAAATGCATCAGTAATATACCAACTATATTTTTTATTGATAGCTGTGGTTATACGGCGATTAATCTCTACTCGATCTTCCGGTGGGACTATGCCGATTGATTTTGATTTAGGAGCATAACGACTTCCACTCACCACATCTATCTTTCGGTTGTAATTAGCGAAACGCTCTAGATCTTTAGGTTGATGCTGTTCATCACAATCCATTGTAATGAGATACGGATAATTCTTATTAATCCCAAATTCAAATCCATAGATCAAACTAGAACCATAGCCCGCATTTTTTTTGTGATGCACATAAACGTAAGGATGTTCTTTTTGAATTGTATCTAAGACAAAATTTGTCCCATCGGCGGAGCCATCATCCACAAAAAGAATATCTGCATAGTCGAGACAAGCGGCTATTGTGCGTATTGCGACATCGTAGACAGTTGTCTTTTCATTGTAAACAGGGATGATGACTAGAAATTCTTTCATGGTTAATCGGTTTGGTACGTTTGTTGTAGGTGACGCATATATGCGTCACCTACAACAAACGTACCACCCACAACGATTTTTACAGCAAATTCGTAATAGCCCCGTTCGATGCAGATTGAACAAGATGCGCATACTTTGCTAAAACCCCTGATTTGTAGCGGGGCTCTGGTTTTTTCCAGGCTTTTAAACGCTTTGCAATTTCTTCGTCTGAAAGTTTTATTTCTAGTAAGTTTTTGTTGGCGTCTATCGTTACGGTATCACCTTCTTGGACAATCGCAATCGGTCCGCCATCAAATGCTTCTGGAGTGATATGACCTACTACTAGACCATGCGTTCCGCCACTGAAGCGGCCATCTGTCATTAGCCCCACATCTTCTCCAAGACCTTTACCTATAATGGCAGCGGTAACAGCAAGCATTTCACGCATTCCAGGACCGCCCTTTGGACCTTCGTAGCGGATAATGATTACATCTCCCTTTTTGATTTTGTCTGCCATGATTGCTTGAAAGCAAGCATCTTCCGAGTCAAACACCTTGGCAGACCCTGTAATATCAAATTTATGCAAACCAGAAATTTTTGCAACGGCACCATCGGGAGCAAGGTTTCCTTTTAGAATAACAAGCGGACCGGAGGCAAACAGTGGTTTGTCTTTAGAGCGCACTATGATTTGGTCTTTTGCGAGGTTTGGCATATCTTTTAGATTCTCAGCTATTGTCTTTCCGGTTACAGTTAAACAATCTCCATGGAGCATTCCATCGGCTAACATCTGTTTCATCACACCGTGAACGCCGCCTACTTTATCCAAGTCAAACATCGCATATTTTCCACCTGGCTTTAAATCAGCCAAGTGTGGGGTAACTTTGCTTATCCGGTCAAAATCTTCTAAGCTAAGTCCAACGCCCATTTCTTTTGCAATTGCGATTAAGTGGAGAACTGCGTTAGTAGATCCACCTAGAACTAAAACTATACGGATAGCATTTTCGAATGCTTTTTTCGTGAGGATCATTTTGGGAGTAATATTCTTTTTAATTAATTCCTGAATTGCAATTCCCGCTTCGTAGCAATCGTTCGCCTTACGCGCACTAATCGCAGGCATGGATGCAGAACCCGGTAGACTCATCCCGAGTGCCTCTATAGCGGATGACATGGTGTTAGCCGTATACATCCCACCACAACTTCCAGCACCTGGAATCGCAGTTTGTTCAACGCGTAAAAATTCTTCTCGTGTAATTGTTCCAGCGTTAAATTTTCCAACTGCTTCAAATACAGAAACGATATCCACATCATGACCGTCGCAAGTCCCAGGCATAATCGAACCACCATAAACGAAAATAGACGGAATATCAAGTCTTGCGAGAGCCATTAAACAACCTGGCATATTTTTATCGCACCCGCCGATTGCGACCACTCCATCAAAACGCATTGCATTAGTCACCACTTCAATCGAATCCGCGATTACTTCTCGTGAGGGTAATGAATAATGCATCCCTTCATGACCCATAGAAATTCCATCGGACACAGTGATTGTATTAAAAATTTGTGGCATCCCACCGGCTCGGCGGATACCTTCTTTTACCTTCTCAGCTAGTTTGTTGACGTGCGAATTACAAGGTGTAATCTCTGACCAAGTAGATGCGACACCAATCATTGGCTTCTCGAAATCTTCGTCTATAAATCCTACTGCTCGGAGCATAGCACGGTTAGGCGCTCTCATGTCTCCACTGGTTGTCATACTGCTTCTGCGTTTTAAATTTTCTGCCATTGTTTTTCCTCTAGGTATTAAGTGTTATATTTTTAATTATTGCAATACTTTTATTTAATTTTAGGAAAGGCTTTATTGTAAAGGCTTTTATGTTTTGAAGTATTTTTTTCTAAATACGCATATAAAGTCATTTTAGGAATGAAGACATTTATATAAATTAGATTCATTCCTTCTGACAAATAGAGTTTACTTCTTATTATGCGCTAATTTTTGCTAAAAATAAATTTTGAATCATCTTTAGACTGTCATTCCCGAAATCCCAATTTATTCGCTTCATTCACACTTAATGCCAAGTGATGTTCAATGCTGTAAAATTTAAAAAAAAGAAGTTAACGCAATAGATGGTAGGATAGGCATCCTTGTCTGTCCAAGAACAGGTAAGGATGCTTAGTCTTCATTAAATTGACAGCATCGAACAATTTCGGGAATTTCTATTTGTTTAATACGTCCATACAATCTTTCGCGAAGGATTCTAATTGTTTTTCTAAAAATGGATTCGCTTTTTTTACAAAGGATTCAGAATAAAGATTTTCAAAAGCTGAAAACTTTGCTGGATATTTTTACTAAGTAGAGTCTTATTAGTCTTAGCCTCTACTAACTCAAATTCAAATTCTGTATCGAGTTGATGATGGGAAAAAGGTAATCCAAAGGGTAATAAATAGATACCGAATACACTTAATCCGTACAAAGTATATGTTCTTTTAATATCTGTTTTTAAAATCTTTCCACGCAATATAAAATCGGCATCTTTACTATCAGACTCAGTGGCTACATATACTTCTTTGAATTTTTGATAAGACTGGATTTCTTTTTTCAAAGCATAAGTTAGGACTTTATTGGTTTGATAAAAAGCAAACGGCTCAAATATTCTTTTATGTGAATTATCTGTTTCCCAAAGAACGAATGGGAACAAAATATAACCCATGTCAGTTTCATAATCTTTCTGCCTCAAATCTTGCATTAATTCAATCGCAAATGATTTTGAAATTTTTTCACTTTCAATTTTTTTTGGTTTAGGTATAAAAAAAAATCTGTTTTGAATATTACAGTTTATAAAGAAAAACATAAGGAAAATAAGAATAAGCCGCTTTAAAAGAGTTAGATTCATTTTTTATTTTCCTCAAAGTATTGAATTATTTCTTTACTCATTTCTTGAACTACTTTTTGGTTAAGCAGGACAAACCTATTCACAACCTTTTCATTACTTGTCACAGTGATTTCCCAATCAGATTCTTCTTTAGTGAAAGTTTTTCGCAAAACTACTTGGTTTGTTTTAATCTCTTTCAGTTCTAATTCAAATTCTGTCTTTATTGTAAAAAAGTCCGTTATTAAAGCAAGCCACAGATACGGTAAAGGCCATTCCTTTAGAAATACAAAAGCACCTGTGCCGTAAATTGTTTGCTTGCTATAAATTTGATTCTTTTTCAATTTACAGCTAATCAAAAAATCCGCATCTTTAGGATTGGTTCTATCAGTATAAAAAATTTTATCAAATACATTATAGTCAACTAATTCCGACTCCATCGCTTTTGCTAAATCAATCTCAGGTAAAAAAATTAGTCTATAATAAAACGTATTCTCAGATTTATTAAAAAAATTTGAAGCATACGGCATAAAAGGAATGTATAGCATTGGCATATAAGAAATATTTTCATTTTTCCTTTCATCTACAAATGTTTGAATTGCAATTTTCTTTTTACTTTTAAATATTATTGGTTCTTTATTCGATCTAACAAAATTAAATTTGTAAGAATATATTTCCGGATAATCAGCAGTAGAACAAGACAGGATAAACACGAATAGCCCAAGAATGCATTTCGTAGAAATAAATCTCATAAGAGATAACATTGTTATACCGCTATTTTTGAGTCAATCTTTTTTACAATTTTGCAAGCTAACATAAACTTAGCCCGCGGCAGCGAACCCACCGTTAGGTGTAAACCAATCCTCAGCGCGGGGAACGCTGACATATCATTTCTTTTGCGAAGAAATGATAATAGCGATAGCGTAAGGTGAGAAAATAAGAGTTTACGAAACCCGTTGCTTTGTGTTAAAGTGTAGAAACAGGAGAATTACAATGCCTGTTACGATTGAAAATATTAAAATATATGAAGTCTCAGAAATTGCAAAAAAATTAAAAGCAAAAACAAAAGACATTGAAAATTTAGTTATCAAGAAAAAACTAAACGGACAAAAAATCGGAAACAAATATTATGTTTCCGAAAATAGCCAAAATATTTTTTTAACAGTAACTCAAATATTCTTTCTGGTTGGGAAAATTTTCATAACGAAGCACTGAAAGCAAGAAAAGAACATGAATCAGGGAAAGACAAAGGAAAAACTATGAAAGAAGTTTTTGGAAATGATTGACAATGTATACTATTCTCATTAAAAAAAGAGCAGAAAAATTTATTTCCAAAGCTGAGAAGAATTTAAAAATATTACTCAAAAGCCATTTAGATAATTTATCAGAAAATCCATTTATTGGGGAAGAATTGAAGAAAGATAAAAAAAGGAATTTTATCTTTCCATTTTAAATACAATAAAACGGATTATAGAATTGCCTACTTAATTGAACGAAATGAAATTCATATTTTACCTATTGGCACGAGAGAAAACTTTTACAAAGAATTAACTCAAATACTTTAATCAATCGCTCTAACTATTTGCAATCTTGCTTCACAACCTATTTATAATCTCCGCTACTTCTTTCGGCTTCTCTAAGTGAATGGCATGTCTTGTGTGTTCGAGTAATATGAGTTTGCTACCACGGATATAGGACTTTAAAGTTCTCATGGCTTCGGGAGTTGTGATTAAGTCTTGTTTGCCGGAGATGATCCAAGTAGGGATTTTGATTTTACGGGCTTCGGAACCAAAGAAGATTTCATTTTCGCGCTCGATTGTGTTTTCGGCTAAGAACTTGTATTCTCTACTGTTCCATGCATGGACTAATGTCTTACGAATGAGTTTAGATGGCATGGGAGTTTCTTTGTAATATAAATGCTGTAAGAGTCGCCCGACTTCTTCGTGATCAGCAGGAAATAACACAGCGCGCATTTTATCTCTTTCAGGATGAGGAATTCCTCCAGAAGAAAGTAATACCAGTTTTTGAATTCGTTTTATCTTACTGTCTTTTATCGCGATATGTTGCGAAATCAGCCCTCCCATGGAATGACCGCATAATATGATGTTATCCAGTGAAAGTATTTGAAATAATTTGTAGATCATATCCGAAAAAATATCTACTTGATAAAGATACTGAATTTGTGGAAGCTTGCTTTTTCCAAATCCAGGTATGTCGATTATATTGAGTTTATATTTTTTATCTAGAAAAGGAATTATTTTTCTAAATCCGAAGGCTGAATCTAAAAGTCCATGAATGAGAACAAGCGGCTGACCGTCATTTGGCGATACAAAGTAACTAATGTTATGCCCACCTATGTCCGCATAACATTGTTTTAACCCTAAGTCTTTTGTTAATACTTTGTAACGGGTGTAAGAAAAATATTTGTATATAAGATTGTATAAAATTTGATTCATATTTATTTTTAATTTTTCGTATAGTTTGGTGAGGCTGAAGCCTCAGTCTAAGATGCAACGCCTTTTATTAAATACATATCAATTTCGCCTTTGTTTTTTGCGGATACTTTGCCGCGATACTCGCATAGAAACAAGTCTTTTACAAGTTCGTAGGTTGACGAGGAAATATTTATTTCTCCAACGATGCCAGATGATTCCATTCTGCTTGCAGTGTTGACTGTATCCCCCCAAATATCGTAGGCGATTTTTTCGTGACCAATTACTCCTGCCACTACACTTCCTGTATGAATTCCAATTCTTAATTCAAAGAATGGTTTTCCTTCTAATTCTTTTTTAGCACGAAGAAATTGCATATATTCTTTAAATTCTAAAGCGCATAATACTGTATCAACCGCATTTGTTTTGTTTGCTACTGGAATTCCTCCTGCCGCCATGTATGCATCTCCTATTGTCTTAATTTTTTCTACATTGTGTTTTTTTACAATGGAATCAAACACAGAAAAAATATGATCTAACTCGGATACTAGTTCTTCAGGATTCATCTTCTCTGCAATTTTTGTAAATCCTGCCATGTCAGTAAATAACACAGACACAGTTTCATATTTGACAGGGACAACTATATTATTTCGTTTTAACTCAATTGCAATCTTCTCAGGGAGGATACTTAAGAGTAGCTTGTCAGATTTTTTTCTTTCTAAGTCTAGATTTCTGGATAAAATAAAAATTAAAAAGCCAGTGAATAATTGCACAAATGCATAGTTAAACGATGCGTCTAAGTATCTA is part of the Leptospiraceae bacterium genome and encodes:
- a CDS encoding efflux RND transporter permease subunit, which encodes MIEKLIEFSIKKKYIVIALTLIVSLIGLFSASKLSVDAVPDVTNVQVSAVTTSPGLSPMEVEQFITNPIELQLMGIPGATEIRSISRTGISSVTVIFDDNVNIWFARQLVTERLKVADKEIPPEYGQPELSPVATALGDIYEFVLTSDRHSPMELRTYIDWELSKKLKSTPGVIEVNSIGGEAKEYQVIIDPRNLVTHNLTLSEIYEDIKSANTNTGGGYIIKGKEQVVIRGEGQFEGIDEITRVAVRTAADGTPLLLGQIAEVKIGPALRFGIASKNQKEVVGATVIMLLGQNSRNVVSDVKLKIKEIEANLPEGMKIEPFYDRSEFINRALSTIFINLTEGALLVLVTLIVTLGTVKGGALVAMAIPISMLCAVIFMKQLDVVGNLMSLGALDFGLLVDGSIVMLESVMAGFVAKKYLFQKPMNKFEIAKITESIILENCNRVGRAAAFSVAIIMLVYLPLMVLEGVEGRMFRPMAITVALALGAALLFSLTVFPASLAIAFQKPIFHKSHYWDWLEEKYRILLIWGFHHKKRISSTAIVLVGLSLLLATTLGSEFIPRIDEGELEMDVKRLPSTSIDYSRDLNMEIEKILTEFPEIKSVVSRVGRGESAAEPAGTDETSIMIKLKDRSEWKTAKTREDLMTAIKEKVLQNIPSSYISMSQPIENRINSLLAGSKADIVVKIYGDDLDTLKRLGEEVASIMKEIPGTGDIRVQRVLGLPVLRVNANYDLMARYGVSASEILRTVEMLRVGTNAGKIFEGLKRFDLVLRLNLDIIKDVKQIDNIPVMTATGKTIPLGQVADIELIESAASIQREGLKRRLFVEVNIRGRDLVGYIEEAQEKTKVVTGNMPLGYELKWGGQFENFTRAKNRLMLVVPIALAIIFGMLILAFGNVYYAIGVFMVVPLAASGGIISLVLRGLPFSIPAGVGFIAVSGIAVLNGVVYASTLKDKLKEGIELSHAVRVAAIESLRPVMTTELIAAIGFIPMAISNMAGAEVQRPLATVVIGGVIIATILSRLLLPITMEYLLTKAEYMEEKKQAEIEVTKTNLIALLDQGESE
- a CDS encoding DUF2834 domain-containing protein; amino-acid sequence: MNIETNRNGLIKIVLLVVTLLFSILTALAVWQNGVRGIFEHQFKNFGGIQVWVDLVIALTIFMVWMWRDAKATNRNPWPWIIITLAAGSFGPLLYLLFRKSNKIE
- a CDS encoding TetR/AcrR family transcriptional regulator — its product is MSRKPENQASEEILEEIISVLSKKGLNNLSLRDIAKEIKTSARMLIYYFESFDNLIHSVFIHLSTKHKSTLKKIFHENPNKTFVEVSEIFIESIYFDKNKKPLLLFLELYVRALRDTEKYKLFFNEVLHNWIIEIESMISLKYGKKSKIYATMILSFYRGLMLDWLATKDTDRIYETNKAFTELINGFMKEQPTLKIKTIKKEKNNGN
- a CDS encoding DUF1564 family protein, with the translated sequence MIIFRNSNTFVMDKLDERENTVSTLLIPECLLKEFYLKNKKRKEHFTVYLRKLLRRYRTVTHTGLLPKPKKVKTEYQEEGQNLERVNFRPRNTDWIELGELALAFGKSRCWIFVYLLKLDLLGMWRLLVKATLEKIVPTLPSLELTSFWTLQRFRQNFARGYHVKV
- a CDS encoding glycosyltransferase family 2 protein translates to MKEFLVIIPVYNEKTTVYDVAIRTIAACLDYADILFVDDGSADGTNFVLDTIQKEHPYVYVHHKKNAGYGSSLIYGFEFGINKNYPYLITMDCDEQHQPKDLERFANYNRKIDVVSGSRYAPKSKSIGIVPPEDRVEINRRITTAINKKYSWYITDAFCGFKRYATSSLKNYTFTENGYAFPMEFWAYARKNNLSLAEIAVDKIYITDDRSFGEDLDKKRKRYKYYLEAWRNAERNLNL
- the ilvD gene encoding dihydroxy-acid dehydratase, translating into MAENLKRRSSMTTSGDMRAPNRAMLRAVGFIDEDFEKPMIGVASTWSEITPCNSHVNKLAEKVKEGIRRAGGMPQIFNTITVSDGISMGHEGMHYSLPSREVIADSIEVVTNAMRFDGVVAIGGCDKNMPGCLMALARLDIPSIFVYGGSIMPGTCDGHDVDIVSVFEAVGKFNAGTITREEFLRVEQTAIPGAGSCGGMYTANTMSSAIEALGMSLPGSASMPAISARKANDCYEAGIAIQELIKKNITPKMILTKKAFENAIRIVLVLGGSTNAVLHLIAIAKEMGVGLSLEDFDRISKVTPHLADLKPGGKYAMFDLDKVGGVHGVMKQMLADGMLHGDCLTVTGKTIAENLKDMPNLAKDQIIVRSKDKPLFASGPLVILKGNLAPDGAVAKISGLHKFDITGSAKVFDSEDACFQAIMADKIKKGDVIIIRYEGPKGGPGMREMLAVTAAIIGKGLGEDVGLMTDGRFSGGTHGLVVGHITPEAFDGGPIAIVQEGDTVTIDANKNLLEIKLSDEEIAKRLKAWKKPEPRYKSGVLAKYAHLVQSASNGAITNLL
- a CDS encoding type II toxin-antitoxin system RelE/ParE family toxin; translation: MKKGILSFHFKYNKTDYRIAYLIERNEIHILPIGTRENFYKELTQIL
- a CDS encoding alpha/beta hydrolase; this encodes MNQILYNLIYKYFSYTRYKVLTKDLGLKQCYADIGGHNISYFVSPNDGQPLVLIHGLLDSAFGFRKIIPFLDKKYKLNIIDIPGFGKSKLPQIQYLYQVDIFSDMIYKLFQILSLDNIILCGHSMGGLISQHIAIKDSKIKRIQKLVLLSSGGIPHPERDKMRAVLFPADHEEVGRLLQHLYYKETPMPSKLIRKTLVHAWNSREYKFLAENTIERENEIFFGSEARKIKIPTWIISGKQDLITTPEAMRTLKSYIRGSKLILLEHTRHAIHLEKPKEVAEIINRL